In a genomic window of Amycolatopsis japonica:
- a CDS encoding PhoX family protein: MKFLPLLAGHSPSRASVTCTYRCGDACFHDAPNTSDNPTFADVLGAVSRRGALKATAVVALAAGTPLALAAPASAAPEGRPKPPPGTDYKRVQPNTLDAVVVPEGYEQGIVIRWGDAVLPGAPEFDFDHQTAEAQAKQFGYNCDFAALLPLDHWGLTSLLVTNHEYTSEEFMFRGYDKDNPTEEQVKIAWAAHGLTVVQVSRGRDTGHLRPKMSRYNRRITLHTPFKVTGPAAGSDLLKTAADPTGTVVLGTMNNCAGGVTPWGTILSGEENINQYFGNAETVTDPVKRKRYARYGIKGTATTRKWERFDARWDIAREPNEAHRFGWVIELDPNDPDSTPVKHTHLGRFKHETANIRVAKDGRVVAYSGDDERFEYIYKFISKGRMKPGDSAHARRHNMTLLDDGTLYVGRFTGDSPVSEIDGTGKLPSDGEFDGGGEWIPLASGNKSFVDGMTAEEVYVFTREAADRVGATKMDRPEDIQAHPYTGRIYCALSNNVERGNPGKEGATEPNPRLNNKHGQVLELEERRGDALALTFSWRLFLVCGDPASPDTYFAGFPKDQVSPISSPDNVAFDRHGNLWISTDSAGALGINDGLYSVPLEGRNRGELKLFLTVPRGAETCGPIVERKIVTVCVQHPGEVDGANADKPASHWPDGGENQPRPSVVAVWKPGRHGLSDIGS, encoded by the coding sequence GTGAAGTTCCTTCCGTTACTGGCCGGCCACTCACCAAGCCGGGCGTCAGTGACTTGTACCTATCGCTGTGGCGACGCGTGCTTCCACGACGCGCCGAACACGTCGGACAACCCCACCTTCGCCGACGTGCTCGGCGCGGTGAGCCGCCGTGGCGCGCTGAAGGCGACGGCCGTCGTCGCACTGGCCGCCGGGACGCCGCTCGCGCTCGCGGCGCCGGCGTCCGCCGCTCCCGAGGGGCGGCCGAAACCGCCACCCGGCACCGACTACAAACGGGTCCAGCCGAACACGCTCGACGCCGTCGTGGTGCCCGAGGGCTACGAGCAGGGCATCGTGATCCGCTGGGGTGACGCGGTTCTGCCCGGCGCGCCCGAATTCGACTTCGACCACCAGACCGCCGAGGCGCAGGCGAAGCAGTTCGGCTACAACTGCGACTTCGCCGCGCTGTTGCCGCTCGACCACTGGGGCCTCACGTCGCTCCTGGTCACGAACCACGAGTACACCTCGGAAGAGTTCATGTTCCGCGGTTACGACAAGGACAACCCGACCGAGGAACAGGTCAAGATCGCGTGGGCGGCCCACGGACTGACCGTCGTCCAGGTGTCGCGCGGACGCGACACCGGGCACCTGCGGCCGAAGATGTCCCGCTACAACCGGCGGATCACGCTGCACACGCCGTTCAAGGTGACGGGCCCCGCCGCGGGCAGCGATCTGCTCAAGACCGCCGCCGACCCCACCGGCACGGTGGTGCTGGGCACGATGAACAACTGCGCGGGCGGCGTCACGCCGTGGGGCACGATCCTGTCCGGCGAGGAGAACATCAACCAGTACTTCGGGAACGCCGAAACGGTGACCGATCCCGTGAAGCGCAAGCGCTACGCGCGGTACGGCATCAAGGGCACCGCCACCACCCGCAAGTGGGAGCGGTTCGACGCGCGCTGGGACATCGCCAGGGAACCGAACGAGGCCCACCGCTTCGGCTGGGTGATCGAGCTGGACCCGAACGATCCCGACAGCACCCCGGTCAAGCACACGCATCTCGGGCGGTTCAAGCACGAGACGGCGAACATCCGCGTCGCCAAGGACGGCCGCGTGGTCGCGTACTCCGGCGACGACGAACGCTTCGAGTACATCTACAAGTTCATCTCCAAGGGGCGCATGAAGCCGGGCGACAGCGCGCATGCCCGGCGCCACAACATGACCCTGCTCGACGACGGCACGCTCTACGTCGGCCGGTTCACCGGCGACAGCCCGGTCTCCGAGATCGACGGCACCGGGAAACTGCCCAGCGACGGCGAATTCGACGGCGGTGGCGAGTGGATCCCGCTGGCGTCCGGGAACAAGTCCTTTGTGGACGGAATGACCGCCGAAGAGGTGTACGTCTTCACCCGCGAGGCGGCCGACCGGGTGGGCGCCACGAAGATGGACCGTCCCGAGGACATCCAGGCCCATCCGTACACCGGCCGGATCTATTGCGCGCTCAGCAACAACGTCGAGCGTGGCAACCCCGGCAAGGAAGGCGCCACCGAGCCCAACCCGCGGCTGAACAACAAGCACGGTCAAGTGCTGGAGCTCGAAGAACGGCGCGGGGACGCGCTCGCGCTGACGTTCAGCTGGCGGCTTTTCCTGGTGTGCGGCGATCCGGCCTCGCCGGACACCTATTTCGCCGGCTTCCCCAAGGATCAGGTCTCGCCGATCTCCAGCCCGGACAACGTGGCCTTCGACCGGCACGGCAACCTCTGGATCTCCACCGACTCGGCGGGCGCCCTCGGCATCAACGACGGCCTCTACTCGGTGCCGCTGGAGGGCCGCAACCGCGGCGAGCTGAAGCTGTTCCTCACCGTGCCCCGCGGCGCGGAGACTTGCGGCCCGATCGTCGAGCGGAAGATCGTCACGGTCTGTGTCCAGCATCCGGGTGAAGTCGACGGCGCGAACGCCGACAAACCGGCCTCCCATTGGCCGGACGGCGGCGAAAACCAGCCCCGTCCCTCGGTGGTGGCGGTCTGGAAACCGGGCAGGCACGGGCTGTCCGACATCGGCTCCTAG
- a CDS encoding MFS transporter: MSAEPHSSLLDAVKGQPKQVWITAFAAVIAFMGIGLVDPILLSIAEGLKATPSEVTLLFSSYLGVQAVAMLVTGAMSARFGAKRTVVVGLTLVVVATALCAASGSIEQLIGLRAIWGLGNAFFIATALSVIVGAATGGQAGAILLYEAALGVGLAVGPLLGALLGSISWRGPFLGTSLLMLCGLVLCSIFLTGDAKEKRPKIRLLDPFRALKHGGLLRTSIGSALYTAAFFVVLAWSPFVLEWSAVAVGLIFCGWGLSVAVAGVVLAPKLAAKLGERHATVVAVFGYAVLLLIMAIPSKPVLVVGIILSGLVSGLLNTLFTGTAMSISGAPRPVASAGYNFCRWLGGAVAATVVGHLAEWFGAKQAPFVIAAVLCVLAGALLTIREKTADPHTIPAEAVLVGEEM; this comes from the coding sequence ATGAGCGCTGAGCCCCACTCGAGCCTGTTGGACGCCGTCAAAGGACAGCCCAAACAGGTATGGATCACCGCGTTCGCCGCGGTCATCGCGTTCATGGGCATCGGGCTGGTCGACCCGATCCTGCTGTCGATCGCGGAAGGCCTGAAGGCGACGCCGTCCGAAGTGACGCTGCTGTTCTCCAGCTACCTCGGCGTCCAAGCGGTCGCCATGCTGGTGACCGGCGCGATGAGTGCCCGGTTCGGGGCCAAGCGGACCGTGGTCGTCGGGCTGACGCTGGTCGTCGTCGCCACCGCACTGTGCGCCGCGTCCGGATCGATCGAGCAGCTCATCGGGCTGCGCGCGATCTGGGGGCTCGGCAACGCCTTCTTCATCGCGACCGCGCTTTCGGTGATCGTCGGCGCCGCGACCGGCGGCCAGGCGGGCGCGATCCTGCTGTACGAAGCCGCGCTCGGGGTCGGCCTCGCGGTCGGCCCGCTGCTGGGTGCCCTGCTCGGCAGCATCTCCTGGCGTGGTCCGTTCCTCGGCACTTCGCTGCTGATGCTGTGCGGTCTCGTGCTCTGCTCGATCTTCCTGACCGGTGACGCGAAGGAGAAGCGGCCGAAGATCCGCCTGCTCGACCCCTTCCGCGCGCTCAAGCACGGCGGGCTGCTGCGCACCTCGATCGGTTCCGCGCTCTACACGGCCGCGTTCTTCGTGGTGCTGGCCTGGTCGCCGTTCGTGCTGGAGTGGAGCGCCGTCGCCGTCGGCCTGATCTTCTGCGGCTGGGGCCTTTCGGTCGCCGTCGCGGGGGTGGTGCTGGCGCCGAAACTCGCCGCGAAGCTGGGCGAACGGCACGCGACCGTGGTCGCCGTCTTCGGGTACGCCGTGTTGCTGCTGATCATGGCGATCCCGAGCAAGCCGGTGCTGGTCGTCGGCATCATCCTGTCCGGTCTGGTGTCCGGCCTGCTCAACACGCTCTTCACCGGCACGGCCATGTCGATCAGCGGTGCCCCGCGTCCGGTCGCGAGTGCCGGGTACAACTTCTGCCGCTGGCTCGGCGGCGCGGTCGCCGCGACCGTCGTCGGTCACCTGGCCGAGTGGTTCGGTGCGAAGCAGGCGCCGTTCGTGATCGCCGCGGTCCTGTGCGTGCTCGCCGGAGCCCTGTTGACGATCCGCGAGAAGACCGCCGACCCGCACACGATCCCGGCCGAAGCGGTCCTCGTCGGCGAAGAGATGTAA
- a CDS encoding MarR family winged helix-turn-helix transcriptional regulator, whose translation MTTKVADLAHRLRPLVFRLYYLVRRETPQVQLTLTQGSVLSELLNGGPRRMSTLADLERVRMPTMTDVVRRLERLGLVSRRRDPADGRAVLVEVTEVGQRFHRRLIVAREEFLRERLLELDETDRIAIEAALPALTRLLHEDKKEELIRDER comes from the coding sequence GTGACCACGAAAGTCGCCGATCTCGCCCACCGGCTCCGCCCGCTGGTGTTCCGGCTGTACTACCTCGTCCGCCGGGAGACGCCGCAGGTGCAGCTCACCCTCACGCAGGGTTCGGTGCTGTCGGAGCTGCTCAACGGCGGGCCGCGCCGGATGAGCACGCTCGCCGACCTGGAGCGGGTCCGGATGCCGACGATGACCGACGTCGTCCGCCGTCTCGAACGGCTGGGCCTGGTCAGCCGCCGTCGCGATCCCGCCGACGGCCGGGCCGTGCTCGTCGAGGTCACCGAGGTCGGGCAGCGCTTTCACCGGCGGTTGATCGTCGCGAGGGAGGAGTTCCTCCGCGAGCGGCTCCTCGAACTCGACGAGACCGACCGCATCGCGATCGAAGCCGCGCTCCCCGCTCTCACCAGGTTGCTGCACGAAGACAAGAAGGAGGAACTGATCCGCGATGAGCGCTGA
- a CDS encoding HAD family hydrolase: MEAVIFDLDGVLVDSEKMWDEVRRAVVHEFHGTWREESTRAMQGMSTPEWAAYLAHDLGVQLRPSDVAQLVIDRMARRYAEKPPIIPGAPGVVREVAKHWPVAIASSSPPLLIKAFLDITRLPVPTAVSSEQVGAGKPAPDVYLKAAELLGAEPKNCAAVEDTTNGLRAALAAGMAVYAVPNPHFPPDPAVLEQTTVVPVITDLPSALQED, encoded by the coding sequence GTGGAAGCGGTGATCTTCGATCTCGACGGTGTCCTGGTGGATTCGGAAAAGATGTGGGACGAGGTCCGCCGGGCGGTCGTCCACGAGTTCCACGGCACCTGGCGGGAGGAATCGACCAGGGCCATGCAGGGGATGAGCACCCCGGAATGGGCCGCCTACCTGGCGCACGACCTCGGCGTCCAGCTCCGGCCCTCGGACGTCGCGCAGCTGGTGATCGACCGGATGGCGCGGCGGTACGCGGAGAAGCCGCCGATCATTCCGGGCGCGCCGGGCGTCGTCCGCGAAGTCGCGAAGCACTGGCCGGTGGCGATCGCGAGCTCGTCGCCGCCGCTGCTGATCAAGGCGTTCCTGGACATCACGCGGCTGCCGGTGCCGACGGCGGTCTCATCTGAGCAGGTCGGCGCGGGGAAGCCGGCGCCCGACGTGTACCTGAAGGCGGCCGAGCTGCTGGGCGCGGAGCCGAAGAACTGCGCGGCCGTGGAGGACACCACGAACGGGCTGCGCGCGGCGCTGGCGGCGGGGATGGCGGTGTACGCGGTGCCGAATCCGCATTTCCCGCCGGATCCGGCGGTGCTGGAGCAGACGACGGTGGTCCCGGTGATCACGGACCTGCCGTCGGCGCTTCAGGAGGACTGA
- a CDS encoding inositol-3-phosphate synthase, with protein sequence MGENRRVRVAIVGVGNCAASLVQGVQYYRDADAGTRVPGLMHVVFGEYHVRDIEFVAAFDVDAKKVSRDLSEAIFASENNTIKIADVPPLGVTVQRGHTYDGLGRFYRETIEESDETPVDVVAALREAEVDVLVSYLPVGSEEADKFYAQACIDAGVAFVNALPVFIASDPEWAEKFRAAGVPIVGDDIKSQVGATITHRVLAKLFEDRGVQLDRTMQLNVGGNMDFLNMKELERLESKKISKTQSVTSQVDRELGKGNVHIGPSDYVQWLDDRKWAYVRLEGRAFGDVPLNLEYKLEVWDSPNSAGIIIDAVRAAKIAKDRGIGGPILSASSYFMKSPPEQYDDATARDEVEKFIAGEA encoded by the coding sequence ATGGGCGAGAACCGCCGCGTTCGGGTGGCCATCGTGGGCGTCGGCAACTGTGCGGCCTCACTGGTCCAGGGCGTTCAGTACTACCGCGACGCGGATGCCGGCACCCGCGTGCCCGGGTTGATGCACGTCGTGTTCGGCGAGTACCACGTCCGCGACATCGAGTTCGTCGCCGCGTTCGACGTGGACGCCAAGAAGGTCAGCCGTGACCTGTCCGAGGCGATCTTCGCCAGCGAGAACAACACCATCAAGATCGCCGACGTGCCGCCGCTGGGCGTCACCGTGCAGCGCGGTCACACCTACGACGGTCTCGGCCGCTTCTACCGCGAGACCATCGAGGAATCCGACGAGACTCCGGTCGACGTCGTCGCCGCGCTGCGCGAGGCCGAGGTCGACGTGCTCGTCTCCTACCTGCCGGTGGGTTCCGAAGAGGCCGACAAGTTCTACGCGCAGGCGTGCATCGACGCCGGTGTGGCGTTCGTCAACGCGCTGCCGGTGTTCATCGCCTCCGACCCGGAGTGGGCGGAGAAGTTCCGCGCGGCCGGCGTCCCGATCGTCGGTGACGACATCAAGTCCCAGGTCGGTGCCACCATCACGCACCGCGTGCTGGCGAAGCTGTTCGAAGACCGCGGCGTCCAGCTCGACCGGACGATGCAGCTCAACGTGGGCGGGAACATGGACTTCCTGAACATGAAGGAGCTGGAGCGGCTCGAGTCGAAGAAGATCTCGAAGACCCAGTCGGTCACCTCGCAGGTCGACCGCGAGCTCGGCAAGGGCAACGTCCACATCGGGCCGTCCGACTACGTGCAGTGGCTCGACGACCGCAAGTGGGCCTACGTCCGCCTCGAAGGCCGTGCCTTCGGCGACGTGCCGCTGAATCTGGAGTACAAGCTCGAGGTGTGGGACTCGCCGAACTCGGCGGGCATCATCATCGACGCCGTGCGCGCCGCGAAGATCGCGAAGGACCGCGGCATCGGCGGCCCGATCCTCTCGGCTTCCTCGTACTTCATGAAGTCGCCGCCGGAGCAGTACGACGACGCGACCGCCCGCGACGAGGTGGAGAAGTTCATCGCCGGCGAGGCGTGA